One Enterococcus silesiacus genomic window carries:
- a CDS encoding glycerate kinase yields MNIVTAIDSMKGSLSSIEANQIVAEVFTKQGHVVKEVAIADGGEGTVAAVVKNSGGQQIPVQIKALDGQLVTVDFGWFESQKLAVIESAAASGIQYLDGTEKTHPLNTSSYGTGELILAAMEQGAKTIVVGLGGTGTVDGGIGLLSALGVEFFDQAGQLLPAKGSSLGQITHFSDEHLESRLAEITFLIASDVASPLLGDSGAVHMFGRQKGLTENEVDKYEYGMKNYQKVISGAQDDFSGDGAAGGLGFAIRVFLKGVFYSGFEFISEQTDLEQAIEQADLVITGEGQMDVQSLQGKVPIGIGRIAKKYNVPVIAFVGSFKGDQKRFSEEGVSVIVPIIDHITTLDEAMIEAKTNLYKAVQRTLDILLLMKE; encoded by the coding sequence ATGAATATTGTAACAGCTATTGATTCAATGAAAGGCTCGCTGTCTAGTATTGAAGCGAATCAAATCGTCGCAGAGGTCTTTACAAAACAAGGGCATGTTGTGAAAGAAGTAGCTATCGCAGACGGTGGTGAAGGGACCGTGGCGGCTGTCGTAAAAAATAGTGGCGGACAGCAAATTCCTGTACAAATAAAGGCGTTAGATGGACAGTTGGTCACAGTCGATTTTGGTTGGTTTGAATCTCAAAAATTAGCTGTGATCGAATCTGCTGCAGCTTCAGGCATTCAATATTTAGATGGTACGGAAAAGACCCATCCACTAAATACGTCCTCTTATGGTACTGGAGAGCTGATTTTGGCTGCCATGGAGCAAGGGGCTAAAACAATCGTTGTCGGGCTGGGTGGAACTGGGACAGTAGATGGCGGAATCGGTTTATTGAGCGCTTTAGGGGTTGAATTTTTTGATCAAGCTGGACAACTGTTGCCAGCTAAAGGAAGCAGCTTAGGCCAAATCACTCATTTTTCAGATGAACATTTAGAATCACGTTTAGCAGAAATCACATTTTTGATTGCTTCAGATGTTGCGAGCCCATTGTTAGGTGATTCAGGTGCAGTCCACATGTTTGGCCGTCAAAAAGGTTTAACGGAAAATGAAGTAGACAAATATGAGTATGGCATGAAGAATTATCAAAAAGTAATAAGTGGGGCTCAAGATGATTTTTCAGGAGATGGTGCAGCTGGAGGTCTTGGCTTTGCGATCAGGGTATTTTTAAAAGGAGTCTTTTACTCTGGCTTTGAGTTTATTTCAGAACAAACAGACTTAGAACAAGCGATCGAACAAGCTGATTTAGTCATTACTGGCGAAGGGCAGATGGATGTTCAGAGCCTTCAAGGGAAAGTACCGATTGGCATTGGACGGATTGCAAAAAAATACAATGTACCAGTGATCGCATTTGTAGGCAGTTTTAAAGGCGATCAAAAACGATTTAGTGAAGAGGGGGTTTCAGTAATCGTACCAATCATTGATCATATAACAACACTGGATGAAGCGATGATTGAAGCTAAAACAAATTTATATAAAGCAGTACAGCGTACATTAGATATATTGTTATTGATGAAGGAATAG
- a CDS encoding XRE family transcriptional regulator, with the protein MATILIIEDDDVIAEFMGAVLEKEKHTIHLAHSALEGLSTFRMWSMDLILLDLGLPDQDGIEVLKKIRETSAISIIIISARDHENNKVEALDLGADDYITKPFGTPELLARIRTAMRHATSNSSPQSELKKINNGDLCIDIEHHTVSKQGQVIHLTPNEYKIIQVLGENIGKVLTHTYISQKVWGPYSNESQTLRVNMSNIRKKIEDNPVEPEYILTEIGIGYRMLEK; encoded by the coding sequence ATGGCGACGATTTTGATTATTGAAGACGATGATGTAATTGCTGAATTTATGGGCGCTGTTTTAGAAAAAGAAAAGCATACGATCCATTTGGCTCATTCAGCATTAGAGGGATTGTCAACATTTCGGATGTGGTCGATGGATTTGATTTTACTTGATTTGGGTTTGCCTGATCAAGATGGGATCGAAGTGTTGAAAAAAATCCGTGAAACATCTGCGATATCGATTATTATTATTTCTGCGCGAGATCATGAAAATAATAAGGTCGAAGCGCTTGATTTAGGAGCAGATGATTACATTACAAAACCATTTGGCACACCTGAATTACTTGCCAGGATCAGGACAGCCATGAGGCATGCTACAAGTAATTCCAGTCCTCAAAGTGAACTGAAGAAGATCAATAACGGTGATTTATGTATTGATATAGAGCATCACACAGTCAGTAAACAAGGCCAAGTGATCCACCTAACACCAAACGAATATAAGATCATCCAAGTGCTTGGTGAAAATATTGGCAAAGTGCTAACACATACCTATATCTCTCAAAAAGTGTGGGGACCATACAGTAATGAAAGCCAAACACTTAGAGTCAATATGTCGAATATACGCAAGAAAATTGAAGATAATCCCGTTGAACCAGAATATATTCTAACTGAAATCGGGATTGGGTATCGTATGCTGGAAAAATAG
- a CDS encoding histidine kinase, which translates to MEDERLDPEQLLEKWKKNEQSLRSGRLKVFFGYAAGVGKTYAMLKEAHEQLTEGRTVLVGYVEPHARPETEALVAGLPTLPTKKYNYKGITINEFDVDAALKAKADIILVDELAHTNAIGARNRKRYQDIEELLKAGIDVYTTVNVQHIESLNDVVEQVTGIHISETVPDTFFEISSLKVVDIETEELLERLKQGKIYHSENAKKAMANFFKSDNLTLLRGLAIRKASDHINTTNQQETQKNTGIHSRLLTIIDEKNPDMTKKCLRWTARLAQALGTEWIALEILEDMSEHSESDNSKLATKLGGEVVTLESDNQRETIIQYVKMRGVTDLVMGKIIKRSRFIRLYRPDLEDELVSFIPDVDIHLVPYQSSKYLLNNYTTKKKNLKNIFTWKDFYMTLGLLAIATLLSELGSYYHIGDQNLILIYILFVLLVARVTTGYLWAALASIVSVLMFNWFFVEPLYSLTVYKQGYPVTLIFMLLVALLVSNLMMQIKKQAFYAMKREHQLEILYELNKKYLVTHDQKEILSTTAEYLSNMLDREVVLYGEPELKNPAGAPIKGPLRSLEELAVANWVFVNQKEAGYGTDTLMGAKALYLPVLSNGVTLAVIGIEKSKETPITDEIISFLELISTQLSLAIEQNKLTSERQKILFESEKERMRGNLLRAISHDLRTPLTGISGSVETILNDRETAKLPDETKRKLLTGIKEDADWLIRMVENLLSITRINEETMKVAKSKEAAEEVVSTAIQRIRKSYPKSEINVTLPEEFVLVPMDSILIEQVLFNLMENAIRHSKSDSPIFVTVTLNEKEITFEIADQGKGLTTEQLKLLFSGMTKQSTPVDSKSGMGIGLSIVKTIIMAHDGTLNAGNRPQGGAIFTFTLPLERKE; encoded by the coding sequence GTGGAAGATGAACGCTTAGATCCAGAACAGCTATTAGAAAAATGGAAGAAAAACGAACAAAGCCTGAGGTCTGGTCGACTGAAGGTTTTCTTCGGTTATGCGGCAGGTGTAGGAAAAACCTATGCCATGCTAAAAGAAGCCCATGAACAATTGACAGAAGGCAGAACCGTCTTGGTGGGCTATGTAGAGCCCCATGCTCGCCCTGAAACAGAAGCTCTAGTGGCAGGTTTACCCACATTACCAACAAAAAAATACAACTATAAAGGGATCACGATCAATGAATTTGACGTAGATGCTGCCTTAAAAGCAAAAGCAGATATTATTCTAGTAGACGAACTCGCTCATACAAATGCGATCGGTGCTAGAAATAGAAAAAGATATCAAGATATTGAAGAACTGCTAAAGGCTGGTATTGATGTATATACAACAGTCAATGTCCAACACATTGAAAGCCTAAATGATGTGGTGGAACAAGTCACTGGCATTCATATTTCTGAAACGGTACCAGATACATTTTTTGAAATCAGTTCATTAAAAGTTGTTGATATTGAAACAGAAGAATTATTGGAACGGCTAAAACAAGGAAAAATTTATCATTCAGAGAATGCTAAAAAAGCAATGGCTAATTTTTTTAAATCCGACAATTTAACGCTACTAAGGGGTTTAGCAATCCGCAAAGCGTCAGATCATATCAATACAACCAATCAGCAAGAAACACAAAAGAATACAGGGATCCATTCCAGATTATTAACGATCATTGATGAAAAAAATCCTGATATGACAAAAAAATGTTTACGCTGGACTGCTCGTTTGGCCCAAGCGCTTGGTACTGAATGGATCGCCTTAGAAATCCTAGAAGATATGTCTGAGCATTCAGAGTCCGATAATTCCAAACTGGCAACAAAGCTTGGTGGTGAAGTAGTCACCTTAGAAAGTGACAATCAGCGAGAAACGATCATTCAGTATGTAAAAATGCGAGGTGTGACAGACCTAGTAATGGGTAAAATTATCAAGCGATCACGTTTTATCCGTCTGTATCGACCCGATTTGGAAGATGAACTCGTTTCTTTTATTCCAGATGTGGATATTCATTTAGTCCCTTATCAATCATCTAAATATTTATTAAATAACTATACTACTAAGAAAAAGAATTTAAAAAATATTTTTACGTGGAAAGATTTTTACATGACCCTAGGGCTACTAGCCATCGCTACACTACTATCTGAACTAGGTTCCTATTATCATATTGGGGATCAAAATTTGATTTTGATTTATATTTTGTTTGTGCTGCTGGTGGCTCGGGTAACGACAGGTTATTTATGGGCAGCGTTAGCCTCGATTGTCAGCGTATTGATGTTCAATTGGTTCTTTGTAGAGCCACTTTATTCACTGACTGTCTATAAACAAGGCTATCCAGTGACCTTGATTTTTATGCTTTTGGTAGCATTATTAGTCAGTAATTTAATGATGCAAATCAAAAAACAAGCTTTTTATGCTATGAAACGTGAACATCAGTTAGAAATTTTATATGAATTGAATAAAAAGTACCTAGTGACCCATGACCAAAAAGAAATCTTGTCGACAACGGCCGAATATTTATCCAATATGTTGGATCGAGAAGTGGTTTTGTATGGCGAACCAGAATTAAAAAATCCAGCAGGAGCGCCCATTAAAGGACCTCTAAGAAGCTTAGAAGAGTTAGCTGTTGCCAATTGGGTTTTTGTGAATCAAAAAGAGGCTGGCTATGGGACAGACACGTTGATGGGGGCGAAAGCTCTTTATTTACCTGTGTTATCAAATGGTGTTACATTAGCTGTGATCGGTATCGAAAAAAGCAAAGAAACTCCAATTACAGATGAAATCATCAGCTTTTTAGAATTGATTTCCACCCAACTTTCTCTGGCCATCGAACAAAATAAATTGACATCAGAGCGTCAGAAAATTTTATTTGAAAGTGAAAAAGAGCGGATGCGGGGGAATTTATTACGGGCGATTTCTCATGACTTGCGGACACCTTTGACTGGAATTTCTGGTTCTGTTGAAACGATTTTAAATGATCGTGAGACTGCAAAACTTCCAGATGAAACCAAGCGTAAACTACTTACAGGCATCAAAGAGGATGCCGATTGGCTGATTCGCATGGTGGAAAATTTATTATCAATCACGCGTATCAATGAAGAAACCATGAAAGTTGCTAAAAGCAAAGAAGCTGCAGAAGAAGTAGTTTCTACAGCGATTCAACGCATCAGAAAAAGCTATCCGAAGAGTGAAATCAACGTAACTTTACCAGAGGAATTTGTATTAGTGCCGATGGATTCGATCTTGATCGAGCAGGTGTTGTTTAACTTGATGGAAAATGCGATCCGGCATTCAAAGAGTGACTCGCCCATTTTTGTGACGGTCACTTTAAATGAAAAAGAAATCACTTTTGAAATAGCCGACCAAGGGAAGGGCTTGACCACAGAGCAACTCAAACTATTGTTTAGTGGAATGACCAAACAGAGTACGCCAGTTGATTCTAAGAGTGGTATGGGAATCGGCTTGTCGATTGTCAAAACGATCATCATGGCTCATGATGGCACTCTAAATGCTGGGAATAGGCCCCAAGGAGGAGCAATTTTTACATTCACTTTACCACTGGAGCGAAAGGAGTAA
- a CDS encoding potassium-transporting ATPase has protein sequence MKKIMIASLKSILLFTVLCGVIYTAAVTAVGQVLFPAQANGSLIKEQQADKTVILGSKLIGQSFTEEKYLHGRPDQVSQLSPVSKEQQARVKERVQKADTKEVPIDLVTASASGVDPEISIEAAMTQVERIAVARNMKNTQVRAIIKQNTTGLKIGPVDSKRVNVLGVNQLLDESE, from the coding sequence ATGAAAAAAATAATGATAGCTTCACTAAAAAGTATTTTACTATTTACTGTGCTCTGCGGTGTGATATACACCGCAGCAGTTACAGCAGTCGGACAAGTTCTATTTCCAGCCCAAGCTAATGGTAGTCTGATCAAAGAACAACAAGCTGATAAGACCGTTATCCTAGGCTCAAAATTGATTGGCCAGTCCTTTACGGAAGAGAAATACCTGCACGGACGCCCGGATCAGGTCAGCCAGTTATCACCTGTTTCCAAAGAACAACAAGCTCGTGTTAAAGAACGAGTACAAAAGGCTGACACAAAAGAAGTGCCCATCGATCTGGTCACAGCGTCAGCAAGTGGCGTCGATCCTGAAATCTCAATAGAAGCCGCAATGACTCAAGTTGAGCGAATCGCAGTTGCCAGAAATATGAAAAACACGCAAGTCCGTGCTATAATCAAACAAAATACCACTGGACTTAAAATCGGACCAGTTGATTCAAAACGTGTGAACGTATTAGGAGTCAATCAATTATTAGATGAGTCTGAATAA
- a CDS encoding potassium-transporting ATPase subunit B (One of the components of the high-affinity ATP-driven potassium transport (or KDP) system, which catalyzes the hydrolysis of ATP coupled with the exchange of hydrogen and potassium ions), with product MKNTQSKRHVYIDAVRSSFKKLAPNIQIKNPVMLVVYLGAILTTILYVLTFVGYTDTEPFFILAIAIILWLTILFANFAEAIAEGRGKAQAESLKQAKKDVIAHKVASIEEAKAKKFTQIKSSELKKGDLVYVVVNEQIPMDGDVIEGAASVDESAITGESAPVIRESGGDRSAVTGGTTVVSDYLVIKVTAENGESFLDKMISMVEGTERKKTPNEIGLQIILIMLTIIFLVVSATLLPFTKFSSELVGNGSALALTTIIALLVCLAPTTIGALVSSIGIAGMSRLNKENVIAMSGRAIEAAGDVDILLLDKTGTITLGNRRASEFIPVTGVSEFDLADAAQLSSLADETAEGRSIVILAKEKFDIRGRELNHVEVEFIEFTAKTRMSGINYQGDEIRKGAADTMKKYVEEKGNKYPEECDVIVRRVANEGGTPLVVVKNNQVFGVIYLKDIVKNGVKEKFEDMRKMGIKTIMITGDNPMTAAAIAAEAGVDDFLAEATPENKMSLIRDYQEKGHLVAMTGDGTNDAPALAQADVAVAMNTGTQAAKEAGNMIDLDSSPTKLISIVKIGKQLLMTRGALTTFSIANDIAKYFAIIPVLFFSIYPALDALNIMKLTNPTTAILSAIIYNAVIIVALIPLALKGVSYKEKPASKILSHNLLVYGLGGVIAPFIAIKLIDIVLTFIMY from the coding sequence GTGAAAAATACACAAAGTAAGCGCCATGTTTATATTGATGCAGTTCGCTCGTCATTTAAAAAATTGGCCCCAAACATTCAAATAAAAAATCCAGTCATGTTAGTTGTTTATCTAGGTGCGATTTTAACGACGATCCTATATGTTCTAACATTCGTTGGATATACAGATACGGAACCATTTTTTATCTTAGCGATCGCGATTATTTTATGGCTGACGATTTTATTCGCTAACTTTGCTGAAGCGATTGCTGAAGGTCGCGGAAAAGCACAAGCGGAAAGTTTAAAGCAAGCAAAAAAAGATGTCATAGCGCATAAAGTTGCTTCAATAGAAGAAGCGAAAGCAAAAAAATTCACACAAATCAAATCATCAGAATTGAAAAAAGGCGACCTTGTTTATGTAGTAGTCAACGAACAAATTCCGATGGATGGTGACGTGATCGAGGGCGCAGCTTCAGTGGACGAAAGTGCTATCACAGGTGAATCGGCTCCGGTGATTCGAGAATCTGGTGGTGACCGCAGTGCTGTTACGGGAGGCACAACCGTTGTTTCAGATTATTTAGTGATTAAAGTGACCGCTGAAAATGGTGAATCCTTTTTAGATAAAATGATTTCCATGGTTGAAGGAACTGAAAGGAAAAAAACACCGAATGAAATTGGGCTACAGATTATTTTGATTATGCTGACAATCATTTTTCTAGTCGTTTCAGCAACCTTACTCCCATTCACAAAGTTTTCAAGTGAGTTAGTTGGTAACGGTTCTGCTTTAGCTTTAACAACGATCATCGCCTTACTCGTTTGTTTAGCACCAACAACCATTGGTGCGTTGGTTTCTTCTATTGGAATTGCTGGAATGAGCCGCTTAAACAAAGAAAATGTGATTGCTATGAGCGGACGTGCGATTGAAGCCGCTGGTGATGTTGATATTCTATTATTAGACAAGACAGGAACAATCACGTTAGGTAACCGTCGCGCAAGCGAATTTATTCCAGTCACAGGTGTAAGTGAATTTGATTTAGCAGATGCTGCGCAATTATCCTCTTTAGCGGATGAAACAGCCGAAGGACGTAGTATCGTCATCTTAGCGAAAGAAAAATTTGATATCCGCGGCCGTGAATTAAATCATGTTGAAGTTGAATTTATCGAGTTTACAGCCAAAACCCGGATGAGCGGTATCAATTACCAAGGGGACGAAATCCGTAAAGGCGCAGCTGATACGATGAAAAAATATGTAGAAGAAAAAGGCAATAAGTATCCTGAAGAGTGCGATGTAATCGTCCGACGAGTCGCTAATGAAGGCGGAACACCGCTAGTTGTGGTTAAAAACAACCAAGTTTTTGGCGTAATCTATTTAAAAGATATCGTAAAAAATGGTGTGAAAGAAAAGTTTGAAGATATGCGCAAAATGGGAATCAAAACAATTATGATCACAGGAGATAACCCAATGACAGCCGCCGCAATTGCGGCTGAAGCCGGCGTTGATGATTTTCTAGCAGAAGCAACCCCAGAAAATAAAATGAGTTTGATTCGTGACTATCAAGAAAAAGGACACTTAGTCGCAATGACAGGTGATGGTACTAATGATGCGCCAGCATTAGCTCAAGCTGATGTTGCTGTCGCCATGAATACAGGAACGCAAGCCGCAAAAGAAGCAGGGAACATGATCGATCTAGATTCTAGCCCAACCAAATTGATCAGTATCGTAAAAATAGGGAAACAATTATTAATGACACGCGGCGCCTTGACGACCTTTAGTATTGCCAATGATATTGCAAAATATTTTGCAATCATTCCAGTCTTGTTTTTCAGTATTTATCCCGCTTTAGATGCCTTGAACATCATGAAATTGACGAACCCGACCACAGCGATCTTATCAGCGATCATCTATAATGCTGTTATTATCGTAGCGTTGATTCCTTTAGCCTTAAAAGGCGTGTCGTATAAAGAAAAACCAGCAAGTAAAATTTTGAGTCACAACTTACTTGTGTATGGATTAGGTGGTGTCATAGCACCATTTATCGCGATTAAACTAATCGATATCGTTTTGACCTTCATTATGTATTGA
- a CDS encoding ATPase: protein MSAIIIQQASFFIVLIGLAVPIGFYIHKVMTNQKTFLTKIINPIETKIYQFLGTPAQKEMTAKQYGLSVLFFSFFSFVLLMAMLLGQGFLPLNPEKLPGTSFSLAFNTAASFITNTNWQAYAGEDTLSIFTQAFGLTVQNFVSAAVGIAVLFVLLRGFTNRTTKQIGNFWQDLTKIILYILLPISFAVSLLLISQGVVQTFAGSVETTSLELGQKIFLPLGTVASQVAIKQLGTNGGGYFGANSAHPFENPNLISNFIENISILIIPAALIVAFGLFVKDWKQGRTIMIVSLGFLIAALIGVTLSEYYGPQFNHVIGQMNLEGKETRFGIGWSALWAVSTTAASNGSINAMLDSFTPLGGLIPMFLMQLGEIIFGGAGSGLYGMIVFILLAIFIAGLLVGRTPEYLGKKIEPFDMKMACLVILTPLLLTLIGTMLFILNPQAMSWLNNQGPHGFSEILYAFSSLANNNGSAFAGLTTDTTFLNILGGSIMILSRFIPMLAVIYLASNLGKKKIVATGSGTLSTTNATFVTMLIIVILVIGALSFLPSMALGPIAEHFMTK from the coding sequence GTGAGTGCAATTATTATCCAACAAGCTAGCTTTTTCATCGTCTTGATCGGTTTAGCTGTTCCAATCGGTTTTTATATCCATAAAGTGATGACCAATCAAAAAACGTTCCTGACAAAAATCATCAACCCAATCGAAACGAAGATCTATCAATTTCTAGGAACGCCAGCCCAAAAAGAAATGACTGCTAAGCAATATGGCTTAAGCGTTTTGTTTTTCAGTTTCTTTTCGTTTGTTCTTTTGATGGCAATGCTTTTAGGACAAGGTTTTTTACCATTAAATCCAGAAAAGCTACCGGGCACTAGCTTTTCATTAGCATTTAATACTGCAGCAAGTTTTATTACCAATACCAACTGGCAAGCTTATGCTGGTGAAGATACGTTATCGATCTTTACACAAGCCTTTGGACTAACCGTTCAAAACTTTGTATCAGCAGCTGTTGGGATTGCCGTGTTGTTTGTTTTGCTTCGTGGCTTTACCAATCGGACAACGAAGCAGATTGGCAATTTTTGGCAAGATTTAACGAAAATTATTTTATATATTTTATTACCGATTTCTTTTGCCGTTTCTCTGCTCTTGATTTCTCAAGGCGTTGTTCAAACATTTGCTGGTTCTGTTGAAACGACCAGTTTAGAATTAGGGCAAAAAATCTTTTTACCATTAGGAACTGTTGCTAGTCAAGTCGCGATCAAACAATTAGGAACCAATGGTGGTGGCTATTTTGGCGCCAACTCTGCTCATCCTTTTGAAAATCCTAATTTGATCAGTAACTTTATTGAAAATATTTCGATACTCATCATTCCAGCAGCGTTGATTGTAGCTTTCGGCCTATTCGTGAAAGACTGGAAACAAGGCAGAACAATCATGATCGTTTCATTGGGCTTTTTGATTGCAGCCTTAATCGGTGTGACTTTGAGTGAATATTATGGACCTCAGTTTAATCATGTGATCGGTCAAATGAATCTGGAAGGAAAAGAAACACGTTTTGGCATTGGTTGGTCTGCTCTTTGGGCAGTCAGCACGACAGCTGCTTCCAATGGTTCCATTAATGCCATGCTGGATAGCTTTACACCACTTGGCGGGTTGATCCCAATGTTCCTGATGCAGTTGGGCGAAATCATCTTTGGCGGTGCTGGCAGTGGACTTTATGGGATGATCGTTTTCATCTTGCTAGCTATCTTTATTGCTGGTTTATTGGTGGGAAGAACGCCAGAATATTTAGGGAAAAAAATTGAACCTTTCGATATGAAAATGGCTTGTCTGGTGATCTTGACACCATTGTTGCTGACCTTAATCGGAACGATGTTGTTTATTTTGAACCCTCAAGCAATGTCATGGCTAAACAATCAAGGGCCGCACGGTTTTTCTGAGATTCTTTATGCGTTTTCATCTCTAGCTAACAATAACGGAAGTGCTTTTGCAGGTCTGACAACAGATACAACATTCTTGAATATATTGGGAGGCAGCATTATGATTCTTTCTCGGTTTATCCCGATGTTGGCTGTAATCTATTTGGCTTCCAATTTAGGGAAAAAGAAAATCGTAGCAACAGGATCAGGAACACTATCAACGACAAATGCAACATTTGTTACGATGTTGATCATTGTGATTTTAGTCATCGGAGCATTAAGCTTCTTGCCATCTATGGCATTAGGACCGATCGCAGAACACTTTATGACAAAATAA
- a CDS encoding glutathione peroxidase, with protein sequence MSIYDYQVKTTNDETISMEDYRGKVLLIVNTATGCGFTPQYEGLEELYKKYREQGLEILDFPCNQFGHQAPGTNQEISDFCQLTYQTTFQTFGKIDVNGENADPLYEFLKGEKGGLLGGAIKWNFTKFLVDRDGNVVKRFAPTVEPEKIAGDIEKLL encoded by the coding sequence ATGAGTATTTATGATTATCAAGTGAAAACGACAAATGATGAGACCATTTCGATGGAAGATTACCGTGGCAAAGTACTCCTGATCGTAAATACAGCGACAGGTTGCGGATTTACACCTCAATATGAAGGCTTAGAAGAGTTATATAAAAAATACCGTGAGCAAGGCTTAGAAATCTTAGATTTTCCTTGTAATCAATTTGGGCACCAAGCACCTGGAACCAATCAAGAAATCAGTGATTTTTGTCAGTTGACCTATCAAACGACGTTTCAAACATTTGGAAAAATCGATGTGAATGGCGAGAATGCAGATCCATTATATGAATTTTTAAAAGGTGAAAAAGGTGGACTTTTAGGTGGCGCGATCAAGTGGAACTTTACGAAGTTTTTAGTGGATCGTGACGGCAATGTAGTAAAACGCTTTGCACCGACTGTGGAGCCTGAAAAAATCGCCGGAGATATTGAAAAGTTACTGTAG
- a CDS encoding amidohydrolase, whose translation MDDLRTQLFTKLQQKEADMIKIRRHFHENPELSFHETETATYIADFYAGKDCTVQTNVGGGNGILVDIHGGKKGPVLAIRADFDALPIQEDTGLPFSSKKAGVMHACGHDGHTAYMMILAASLIELKEQLAGTIRVIHQPAEEVPPGGAKGMIEAGCLDGVDHVLGIHVMSLMPLGDVLYHPGSVHTGRATFKVVMQGKGGHGSTPQDANDTIVAASQFVTAVQTIVSRRIDPFDTATVTIGSFDGKGSANVIKDSVTLEGDVRIMKEETRTIVEKEFKQILDGICQTFGISYELDYANDYPVCVNDAKTTEMVAKALSEAHIPEVKQLVECGPQTPSEDFAYYAKERPSCFFFVGAHKEGTPMYPHHHPKFYIDEDCLLIAAKSMGAAVLHYLSEGV comes from the coding sequence ATGGATGATTTACGTACTCAATTATTTACGAAGCTTCAACAAAAAGAAGCAGATATGATCAAGATTCGTCGACATTTTCATGAGAATCCAGAACTATCTTTTCATGAAACTGAAACAGCAACATATATTGCTGATTTTTACGCTGGAAAAGATTGTACGGTTCAAACGAATGTAGGCGGCGGTAACGGTATTTTAGTTGATATTCATGGTGGCAAAAAAGGACCTGTCTTAGCGATTCGAGCAGATTTTGATGCGTTACCGATTCAAGAAGATACTGGCCTCCCCTTTTCATCTAAAAAGGCTGGCGTCATGCATGCTTGCGGTCACGACGGGCACACAGCGTACATGATGATTTTAGCCGCTTCACTGATCGAATTAAAAGAGCAATTAGCTGGAACGATTCGTGTCATCCACCAGCCTGCTGAAGAAGTACCGCCTGGTGGTGCTAAAGGAATGATCGAAGCTGGTTGTTTAGACGGTGTGGATCATGTTTTAGGGATTCACGTAATGAGCTTAATGCCGCTTGGCGACGTTCTTTATCATCCAGGATCCGTTCATACTGGTCGAGCAACCTTTAAAGTAGTGATGCAAGGAAAAGGCGGACATGGTTCAACACCACAAGATGCGAATGATACGATCGTAGCAGCTTCTCAATTTGTCACAGCCGTTCAAACCATCGTCAGTCGCAGAATTGATCCTTTTGATACTGCAACTGTCACGATCGGTTCATTTGACGGCAAAGGTTCAGCCAACGTTATCAAAGATTCTGTCACACTAGAAGGCGATGTGCGGATCATGAAAGAAGAAACTCGGACAATCGTGGAAAAAGAATTCAAACAAATTCTAGACGGTATCTGCCAGACATTCGGCATCAGCTATGAACTCGATTATGCCAATGATTATCCAGTATGTGTCAACGATGCCAAAACCACTGAAATGGTTGCTAAAGCATTGAGCGAAGCGCACATTCCAGAAGTGAAGCAATTGGTCGAATGCGGTCCACAAACACCTTCTGAAGATTTTGCTTATTATGCCAAAGAACGACCAAGCTGTTTCTTTTTCGTAGGTGCGCATAAAGAGGGAACACCAATGTATCCACATCATCATCCAAAATTTTATATTGACGAAGATTGTTTATTAATTGCTGCAAAATCAATGGGTGCAGCTGTTCTACATTATTTATCTGAAGGAGTTTAA